The sequence TGCGAGGCGCTGGAACAGATCGGCGTGCAGGGTCTCTGGGACTCCGAGCGGGCCGGTGGGCAGTGGGGCGACGGGCTGCGTCAGCAGCTTCCGCGCCTCGGCAGCGGCCTCGCGGCGTGCTCGGCCGGCCGTGTCGATCTCCCACGGCTGGGGACGGTGGCCGCAGTCGGGGCAGATGATTCCCCGGATGCGGCTGATACCGCATCCCGAGCAGCTGATCTGCGTGTAGGACAGTCTGAAGGCGTACGAGGTCATGGGATGGATCGCTTCTGTCTGAGCGGGTGCTGACTGCGGCAGACGGGTTCGCTGTCTGCGGCAGTCAGCCTGAAACTTCTTCGACGGTGCGGACAATGAGGCCGGGAAGGAAACTGATGGCGCGCTTAAGTACGCCTTCGATGGGGACGGCGTGGTGGCTGCCGTCCACGCTGATGAGTCCGGCCCAGGCGGCTGGGTCGTAGCGGGCGAGCATGGAGAGCGTGTACACCACCGACCACCACACCATCAGTAAATGCGGTTGTCGTCCTGTCGGTTCGATCGCCGGGAGGAACCAGCGCGAGTCTCCGTGGCTGCGGGAGAGGCCACGCAGGTGTTCACGGCGCTCCTCGACGAGTGCGTTGCCCTGGGGCATGAGCCAGCTCACCCGGAGTTCGCCGCCGCCGTGGTCGTAGCGGGTGAAGTCGGGGGGCCCGTCGGGGCGGGGTGTCCGGCGGACGTACTCGTGGTGCTGGGCGAGGCCCGGGTACTTCGCGAAGAACGCGTTCACCGTCTTGCGGCTGCCGTCGTCGATGACCCAGTCGGGGATGTCGCAGACGGGGACGTGCAGCAGAGGGTGGGGGTCGCCGTGGATGCTGCGGTCGTCCGTGTACAGGGTGGGGTGCCGGTTCCGGTCTGTGAGCGGGTACTCGCGGTTGACCGGCAGCATGTCCCAGAGGTCTTCGAGGCGTACCGGGTCCCTGCCCCAGACCGGGGAGTCAAGGAGCTGGCTCAGCCGCACGAAACTGCTCCGCGACGTCGCGGGGTCGGTGCGGATCTCGATGTCGGCGAAGGGCTTGTCGAAGCCGCTGGCCTTGATGCCGTGACCGTCGAGGCGCCAGTCCTCGCCCTTGAGGTCGACCGCCGCGGCGGCGATGGCCCGGCCGGCCTGGCTCAGGCCGTAGAAAACCTGCAGGGGGCGAGTGGCGGGGCCTACCACGGCGGCCGCGCGGAACATCTGCTCTGCTTGTTCCAGTGCCGCAGCATACGTTTTCCGGCGTGCTCCGCTGCCGGCCTTGCCGGGCGGGTTCGCCCGGCTCACACGCAGCTTCTCCCACGCCTCGTCAGGCTCCGCCTTCATGTACATGCGCCGACGCTACTCCCGTGCACTGACATCGGTCAGACCGGTGCCCAGCACACGGTGTCATTGACTTTCAGCCGGAACGAGTGCAACGGAGCCCCCGGGGGGCGTCGAGGTGGCTCGTGTCGGCGCAGTTGAAGAGGTGACCTTGGTTTCACAACGTCGTGGACCGCGACTTTCACACGTAGCCCGTCTGGGGCAGGCTGCGCCGCCTTCAGCGCGGAGTGCAGCCGCCTGTCGCCGCCCGGCTCTGCCAGAAGGCCACGTGCTCGCCCGGCTTACCGGCAGTGATTGCGCCGTGATGCATCAGCCTGTCTTGCTGGCGCGCCACTCGAGTGCTTGCGGGGTCTCGCTGAACTCCACCAGGTGTTCCCCTGCGAAGCGCTCCAGCGCGGTACGTACTTCGGTGGGGGTGACGTAGAAGAACTCTTTCCTGCTGTTGACGCGGTTGACGCGCCGGTCGGCGAATTCTTGGTGGAGGCGGGTTTCCAGGCCGACGGCGTCCTTGCTGAAGATCAGGGCGTGGACGTCGAAGCGGAAGGGGACGGCGGCGCCGCTGAGTTCGTAGACGCGGTCGAGGGGTTCAAGACGCCGGGTCATGCCGATCTTGACGATGGTGTCGCCGAAGGCGCCGATGTTGGAAACGACGTAGACGTAGCCGGTGCGGATGTTCGCCGCTCGTGCGTCGACGTCCTGGAGTGCCTGCTGGATCTCGGCGAGTTTGGATTCCATGTCGCGCACCGCGTCGTGGTTGCCCTGGGAGCGGAGACGTTCGAGGGCAGCCTCGTAGTGGTTGAGTTCCTTGTTGAGTTTCTCTCGCTCACGGTCCAGTTCACGCTGGGCTGCAGCTTCCTCGCGTTCGCGGGCTCTCGTCTCGCGCTGGGCTTCCTTCTCCTCGTCCTTCTTCTGCAGGAAGTCGGCCGTCAGCTGCAGTTCGCGGACGCGGGCGTCGTGATACGCGTCGGAGATCCGGATGTGCATGGTGGCGCCGAGCTTGGCGATGGTCTCCCGGCTCTTGTAGAGGCGGTCGACCAGTGAGGTGAGGCGGTGGGGGCGCATGGTGCGTACCGCGTAGTCAGCTTCTGCGTTGTAGGCGCGCAGCATTAGTTTGGAGAAGTCGCGGATCATCTTCCGGCCCTCGCGCGCAGAGCCGTTGACGGTCCAGTCCGTAGCTGCCAGGACCGCCTGATTGTTGCGTGCGAGATCCTTGATCTCGGCCTTGAGGGAATCCAGGCGGCTGCGGTAGGCGACAGCGTCGTGCAACTGGTGCCGGTAGGCGTAGATCCCTGCCTGCTGGAGAAGGACCGTCTCGTCGGTGGTGACGATCTGAGCTTGCAGTTCGGTCAGACGGGTTTCGGCCTGGTAGATCTCACTGCGCTGCCGCTCGGTTTCCTTGCGAGTTGTCTCGGCGTCTTTGGCGACCTGCTTGGCTTCCCTCTTGACGTCTTTGACAGTTTGGCGTGCTTCCTCGACGATGCCTTCGGCCTGTGCCCGGGCCTGGGTCAGCAGCGCGGCCGCCTCATGACGTGTCCGGTGCACCAGCACGGCAACCTGTGCGGCGTCCGCGCCGTGGGCCTGCGCGATCCATGCCCTCAGCTCTTCGAGCTCGCTTGCCTCAGTCTGTCGCCTGCGGCCGAACCAGCCCCGCTTCCGGCCGGCAGGAGCCTCGGGCTGAGGTGCGGACTGGTGAGGGATGGCACCGGTCACCGGAGCGGCGTCGGGGGAGTCAGCCAGCCACAACTGCCAGCCCGGCGGGGGCGGTGGCCACGAGGGATCAGGCTGCCAGCCGTCCGAGGGAACCCATCCTTCGGGCAACAGCCAGTTCGGCGGCGGGTTGAACCGGAACCCATTCACGCTCACGCTCGCCTTCCCCCCACTCAGCCACCGTTCGGTGACACACCCAGAGCAACTCTTGCGATCATGCCGCGCAGCCTGCCGGGAGAAGGACCGATCACGAAAAGCGGCGCAAAGAGCACCTTGGCTGGTCCACGAGCATCGAAACTCAGACGGCGACGGAGGTGGACCCGTCGTCCCTGCTGCAGCTCGCCCTCGGTGGGCCCTGGCGGTCCGAGGCACGAGCAGGCGAAACCCTTAGGCTCCCGGGCATCGCAGACCGCGCCGGGGAGACTGTCCTTGTCCGACTCTGTCAGTCATCCTCACCGCCACGCCCCCCGGATCCGCCGCGATGGCCGCCCGGGCGGCCTGCAGGAAGGCTTGAGGCCCGGCGTCTGCGATCCCTCGCCCAGACGGTCGGCCGGAAGGCCGGCCACGACCCTGACGGCTCGATCGCCAGCTGGGTCTGGGCACAGGAACTGGTCCGAGGTGGCGCGAAGACGATGCACCTCGCCCGCATTCTCGCGGTGGTCTGGGAGATGATGACGGCGGCCGTGCTCAGTCCATTTCTTCGCTCATGGAAACGGGTACTCGACGGACCATGTTGATCTCTGTAGGCCGGGGCTGTCCTCGCCCGAGGACACCTAGGACTACGGGTTCGAGCCCGAGTCTCAGGGTGGCGCTCTGCAGCGTTTCGCGAAGATAGGGGTGAGCAGCAAAGTAGCTGTTGTTCTCTACGTATGCCGTCACCGCCTCCCCGGAAGGAAGCGGGCCGTCATCCAGGGTGTAGTCGACGACCACGGCCACCTCTACGTGCGCCAGCGTTGTTTCCTCGCTGTCCTGCAGCTCGACTGTCTGGCTGAAGCGTGCAGCAAAGCGCGGGGGCTCCAGGAGTACCTCGCTGGCCGACATGTGGATCTGGATGCGGTGGACGTCAAAGGGTGGGTCCTGATGGGCTTCGGCTTCCAGACGCTGCACTCGCACATCGGTCAGATGTAGCCGGCTGTTCAAGTCGGCTACTTGCTGCTGCAGGTCCGGGCCCTGGGCGTCGTCTTCCGTGGTCGTGCCTGTAAAGCTCATGATGGCGGGCCTTGAACAGCGAAACGCTTGCTGATGGAGCGAGCCGCCGAGCCCTCTTCAAGAGCGGCGTCGACTTGAGCGAGAGTACGCGTGACGCCGGCCTGGGCGACGGGTTGCCAGCGCTCTTGTGGCGGCTGGGCCAGGAGTGCGTTCAAGCTCATCACCTGTTGCGGAGATAGGTAGGCGACATCAGGGTCGAGATCCAGGCAGTACTGAGCCTTGAGCCAGTCGCGCACCTGCGGCCAGGTCCAGATCTTGCTTGTGGCGCGCCCCTGGCCAACGTGTGCGCGCGCGTCCGGGAAGGGCTGGCCCGAAGCCCGCCGCTTGCCTGTGGTCCAGAGCCGGATGGCTTCGTGACTCAAGCCGGTGCGGGCGGCGATGTCGGCAAGCGAAACGAACTGTTCATCGACGCGTTCGATGCGTGCTTGTGGCAGAGCGCGCTTGATGGCTACCGCTGCTGCTGCCGCCGCTGCGACGGGGTCGGCATCTGTGGTGTACACGGATGCCACCACCTGCCCAGCGTTCGCCCCCCACCCCAGGTCCGACAGATGTAGTGCCAGCTGATTGGCTGTCTCGTCATCATTGAGACTGATGTTGCGCACAACAAGAGGAATGACCGTTTCCATGGAAGTACCCCCTCCTTCCTGCTGCCACGATACCCTCATGTTGGACTTCTCCAACACATTAAGCGCCGGAAGAATCCTCGGCATTCCAGACTCGGGCAAGATCCCCTGAAAGGGTGCTCGCCCGCGCTCTGACCTGCGCAATTCTCTCGCTCAGGGCTGCACCGAGGTCTCCCGCAGGCAGCTCATCGCCAAGCTGCCGAGCCTCGTCGGCCCGCGCGTCAGCACCCGTGATGAGGTCCCGAACATCCTCATGCGACGGCGGAAACCCCAGTTCATAGCCCTGCGGCAGAGAATCGAATGCCCCTTCGATGAGCCGGGCACTGTCGCCCTCGCCGACGAGAGCACGCTCAAGCAGCTTGTCCGCCTCATCTGCCACAGCGTCGACTCTGTTGAGGAGGTGCCTCACCTCTGCGGTCTTGCCGGCCGCCCGCAGGCAGAGATCAGCGGCACCCAGAAGGCTGTCCGCCTGATCGAGGAGGCCCGATGCGCGAAAGACGATCTGCTGCTGCGACTCGAGTTCGCCGTGGTCGCACCGCTTGATCTTGCCGCGAGTCTGGATCGCCACTGTCTCCGTCGCCCTGCCGGAGCTGAAGACCAGTTCCGTACAGCCGTCATCCCCCAAGCCCGGATCACAGGAGATACGCCCCCAGGGGTGCCCCTCGATCATCATGAGGTGCCAGCCCGCAGCTCGGGCCTCACGAAGAGTCTGCTTCCACGATGGCTTCTGATGAGCCGGCCACTGCTCATGAGGCCCGTACCAGCGGCTCAACGCACCCCTCCGTCCCCCGGCGGCTGCGGCGCAGCCCGCTGCCACTCATCAGTATCTCATTGCGGTGGATGACGATGCATGTCCTCACAAAAAGTGCATGCATGCGACATGGGTCAACAGCTCGACGAGGTGGTGCAGTTGGCGGGCCGACCCGCAGCATGCACGCATTCTACCGAATCGGACACAGAGAGAGAATCTGCACAAACCGGTTACGTAGAAAGGGGCGTTGAGCTGGTGGCGGACGGCCGCAGGTACAGTAGCGTTTCTGGCCGACCCTGATCCCCATCACTCATGTCACCCTGGTAACACAGCACTTGATCTTCAGGATGGGCCCCACGAGGGCCCAGCAGCGCAACGCCCGAGGCCGAGCGAGAGATGCGATCTGCTCGAAGATCACGGAGATAGCCGAGACCATCACTTTCGGCTGGCAGCAGCTCAGGGGCGGTCCTCAGGGACCTGGCCGAGCACCTGGACCGACGGGCCGACGGCTATTGGAGCCCTCAGGTTTGGTGAGGTCCCTGCCGCAGGGCTCTCTGATCGCCTCTCAGAAGCGTTCGGGATCCGCCCCAAGGCGCCTTGTTGAAGACCTGCGGTGCTGTCAGTTGCGTTGTGGAGTATGGCGGGTGGTGGGGTCGATGCGGCTCAGTACCCAGCGGACGAGGTCTTTGTCGAGGGTGAGTTTCGGGTTGTCCTCCAGGGCATCGTGGAGGTGGAGGGTGATCCTTGCCCAGTTCCGGAATGATCCGTGGCCAACCATGTCGTCGGCGTACAGGATCAGTTCGGGTGGTGCTGTGGCCCAGATCTTCTGGTAGGCGGGGATGGTGGCCTGGACCTCGGTCGGTGTGAGCGGGCTGAACTGGTACCAGTCGAGGATCCGGGAGTGCAGGGCGGGGTTGTTGAGGATCTTCTGGCGGGTGTTGCCGCTGCCGACGAGGACGATGGCGGCGCGGCGGGCGTCGTCGCCCCAGAGGGTGCGGAAGTACTCCAGGGGTTTCGTTCCGAGTCCTTGTGCTTCGTCGATGAGCAGGATGCGGGGTTCTGCTTCGAGTGCGTCGCGGATCTGCTGGTCGCAGGGGCCGGCGGCCTGCGGTGGTTCTCCTGGCAGGCCGAGGCGGCTCCAGAGGTGGGTGCGGATTTCGTTCATGTTGGCGCCGCTGTTGTAGCGCAGCCGGATGGTGGTTTCGGGTGCGCGGCGGCGCAGGATCGTGTGGACGGCGAAGGTTTTGCCGAGGCCGACGTGTCCGTGGATGCAGACGATGGCGTTGTGCTTGATGGCTTTGAGGATGCGGGCTTCGGTCTCGGCCATGCCTCGGGTGGCCATGGCGTTGGCTCCGGTGAGTCCGGCGAAGTGGTCCTGGCTGGGCGGTGGGAGCTGGGTGGGGCGGGGTGGGGTGGCGGGGGTGCTCACGGCTGGTCCTTGGGGTCGGTCGGTGGCGGGGGGTTGGGGTTGATGGGCAGGGTC is a genomic window of Streptomyces sp. YPW6 containing:
- a CDS encoding AAA family ATPase, with the protein product MSTPATPPRPTQLPPPSQDHFAGLTGANAMATRGMAETEARILKAIKHNAIVCIHGHVGLGKTFAVHTILRRRAPETTIRLRYNSGANMNEIRTHLWSRLGLPGEPPQAAGPCDQQIRDALEAEPRILLIDEAQGLGTKPLEYFRTLWGDDARRAAIVLVGSGNTRQKILNNPALHSRILDWYQFSPLTPTEVQATIPAYQKIWATAPPELILYADDMVGHGSFRNWARITLHLHDALEDNPKLTLDKDLVRWVLSRIDPTTRHTPQRN
- a CDS encoding DUF4041 domain-containing protein; translation: MSVNGFRFNPPPNWLLPEGWVPSDGWQPDPSWPPPPPGWQLWLADSPDAAPVTGAIPHQSAPQPEAPAGRKRGWFGRRRQTEASELEELRAWIAQAHGADAAQVAVLVHRTRHEAAALLTQARAQAEGIVEEARQTVKDVKREAKQVAKDAETTRKETERQRSEIYQAETRLTELQAQIVTTDETVLLQQAGIYAYRHQLHDAVAYRSRLDSLKAEIKDLARNNQAVLAATDWTVNGSAREGRKMIRDFSKLMLRAYNAEADYAVRTMRPHRLTSLVDRLYKSRETIAKLGATMHIRISDAYHDARVRELQLTADFLQKKDEEKEAQRETRAREREEAAAQRELDREREKLNKELNHYEAALERLRSQGNHDAVRDMESKLAEIQQALQDVDARAANIRTGYVYVVSNIGAFGDTIVKIGMTRRLEPLDRVYELSGAAVPFRFDVHALIFSKDAVGLETRLHQEFADRRVNRVNSRKEFFYVTPTEVRTALERFAGEHLVEFSETPQALEWRASKTG